The Meriones unguiculatus strain TT.TT164.6M chromosome 1, Bangor_MerUng_6.1, whole genome shotgun sequence genome has a segment encoding these proteins:
- the Thap5 gene encoding LOW QUALITY PROTEIN: THAP domain-containing protein 5 (The sequence of the model RefSeq protein was modified relative to this genomic sequence to represent the inferred CDS: inserted 4 bases in 3 codons; deleted 2 bases in 2 codons): MALTTSNSEDIITNHLVNPNFINNSMETXSGKENSFLFSTVXRISINNKSSIAIFIPTENSKPVVNSFRPAPKEIIEIEDRDIEDLYKDVDHSADVLKIKYSYCKLDTSKEHLWQKKSNLHTQSGILNSRKXKSLEALINQLPQNWLYEGNVTVVENYFTMYEVSMV, translated from the exons ATGGCTTTGACAACTTCAAATTCAGAAGACATCATTACCAATCAT CTTGTTAACCCAAACTTTATAAATAATTCCATGGAAAC GTCAGGTAAGGAAAATTCATTCCTCTTCAGCACAG AAAGAATTAGCATAAATAACAAATCTTCTATTGCCATTTTTATACCCACAGAAAATTCTAAACCTGTAGTTAATTCTTTTAGACCAGCTCCCAAGGAAATCATAGAGATAGAAGACAGAGACATTGAAGACTTATATAAGGATGTAGACCACAGTgctgatgttttaaaaatt aaatattcatactGCAAGCTAGACACAAGTAAGGAACATCTTTGGCAAAAAAAATCTAACCTACACACTCAAAGTGGAATATTAAACTCTAGGA ACAAGTCTTTGGAAGCTCTTATAAACCAGTTACCACAGAACTGGCTATATGAAGGAAATGTCACGGTAGTAGAGAACTATTTTACAATGTATGAAGTCAGTATGGTATAA
- the Dnajb9 gene encoding dnaJ homolog subfamily B member 9: MATPQSVFVFAICILMITELILASKSYYDILGVPKSASERQIKKAFHKLAMKYHPDKNKSPDAEAKFREIAEAYETLSDANKRKEYDTIGHSAFTDGKGQRGSGSPFEQSFNFNFDDLFKEFNIFGQNQNTRSKRHFENHFQTRQDGSSRQRHHFQEFSFGGGLFDDVFEDMEKMFSFSGFETTNRHTVQTENRFHGSSKHCRTVTQRRGNMVTTYTDCSGQ; encoded by the exons ATGGCTACTCCTCAGTCAGTTTTCGTCTTTGCAATCTGCATTTTAATGATAACAGAATTAATCTTGGCCTCAAAAAGCTACTATGATATATTAGGTGTGCCAAAATCTGCCTCAGAACGACAAATCAAAAAGGCCTTTCACAAATTAGCCATGAAGTACCACCCTGACAAAAATAAGAGCCCTGATGCTGAAGCAAAATTCAGAGAGATTGCAGAAG CATATGAAACGCTCTCAGATGCTAATAAGCGGAAAGAATATGATACAATTGGACACAGTGCTTTTACTGATGGCAAAGGACAAAGAGGCAGTGGAAGTCCTTTTGAACAGTCATTTAACTTCAATTTTGATGACTTATTTAAAGAGTTTAATATTTTTGGTCAGAACCAAAACACTCGGTCTAAGAGGCATTTTGAAAATCACTTCCAGACACGCCAGGATGGTTCCAGTAGACAAAGACATCATTTCCAGGAGTTTTCTTTTGGAGGTGGATTGTTTGATGATGTGTTTGAAGACatggaaaaaatgttttcttttagtgGCTTTGAAACCACCAATCGCCATACCGTTCAGACTGAAAATAGATTCCATGGATCTAGCAAGCACTGTAGGACTGTCACTCAACGAAGAGGAAATATGGTTACTACATACACTGATTGTTCAGGACAATAG